taccTGAATTgtacatttaattaatatttacatatatatatgttattatgctaaattatacttattgaccactaaacaaatatgacaataAGCGAAGTTACCGACAAAAACTTGTTTGTGCTGGAGGCTTCATGTGTAACTGAATAGACTGAAAACTTCAAAAAACAGCAATGGTCAAAGAAAAATAACACACAATAAGCATAATAAGGTCTAAGTACAAAAAAGTGTTGTTGActgtacttatttaaataaataaataaaataaaatattttacatcacCAACAATAGGAATACTTAATAGTAAACTGTAGCTCTGTAGGTATTTTTGacacattttctatttatttaaccaGAAGTAACTAAAGAAAACGCAATATCGAAGTTGATAGGGCGTTAATCGTTTttacagttcgaaaaaagaagtTAATTAATTCGATCTGATACGGTTACCGAATCAAACGGTAACCGATATGGTAGGGGTTTTTATAACCACGTCTAAAATAACCCTATGGAAAAGCCCGGTTAAGGTAACCGGTCCCGATCCCTGGTTTTATCCTATTAATAAGATTATTTACGTACCGTAAACTCTGGTAACTATAGTTATTATACAACTGTGGTCcggtttttaacgttgattattAACGAGCCTTTTTGATTTGTACGCGTTACATTTTGGAGCTTAGATATACTTACTTATGCTTTTTCTATATTAGATActcaatttaatttgaaaaatatttgtggactaaagttacctgatgTTACGGTAGTTACTATTTGCCAGAGTAGTAAATTATCATGTGATTGAAGTGCAAATATTACCAAATTGACAGATATCTCCAAAGCTGGGTAGCACATGGTCTTCTGATGGAGTATTATGAAGAAGGTGCATTAGTCAGGAACAATGAATTAGCATATCAGTTACCTAACATGGCTTCAGGTAATTCCTGATAATATTTAATTCCACCCAAGTTCTATAGTAAACAACTAACAAGACAGAATAGTGAAAGTACATGTTCTTCACTTTTACTATTCTGTCTCCCTGTCCATCTGTAGCTCAAGAAACCATTAGTAAAGTATAGAAGCCGTAAGAGaggttaaaatattaatatgatttttagggtacctTCCCTACACCCACCTACCTACACCTAAAGTATGGAGAACTTTTTTTCGGCTATCCCATAGCGTGTAGTTATTTAACTACAAACTAGCTCTAGCTAGCTCTCCATaaattgttatataaaaatcattGTTCATGAACTTATATTACCTATCTCTTTGATTGGGTTTATTAAATTGTATCTGCATTTACTATTGGAATACCTTCAATTCATGTAGTTTTTTTAGGATTATCAACAATTTTGTTTGCATTATCAATTGATAGAGCGGAATTAAATGAAACTCAGCAAGCAAACCAATCAAATAAAGCAGAACTAGTCATATCCTTGCCTGCTCCGGTAAAACCTTCCAATCTGAAGAGAAAGCCGCTGCGCCAAGTCATATCATTTGACAAAAATGATTcgaaaaataaaaccaaagatGACAGAAAACTGATACGGTCGCCAAGTATGAAAGATGACTCTTTCTGGAACAGCGCACCCGCTACATGCCTGAATTCTCCAGATCCTAAAACTCTTCCTCAAGCTTCCACTAGTGAACCCACCAGTTCAGAATACAAGAATAGCATACGACATTTCTTCCCAGATAGTGTGAAGGGCATAGACAGTCCTTCGCAAATCCTTTCAAAATTGTCAGAGTGTGCTAAAGAAATATTTTCATCATCTAACAGCATAGATACAAATAATGTAGCTAAAGATGACATATCTGTATcaagtattaataatttaaagatATATGAGAGTGACAGTGAAGAAATAGCGGGGAGCATTGACGGGAGCACTTCTTGTCTGGAACTTTGTTTTACGGAAGACGAAAGTGTACCTGAAGAAAAATCTCACTCCATTTTAGAAATACGAGAAAAggaatgttttaatttacaattaaagtGTATTCATATTGAGCAGACGAGCAAGGAAAAAATACTCAAATTAGAGAAAATCATTCTTGATCTAAGCAAGTAAGCATGACTTCAAacacataatacataattatatgattCTGAatactgttattaaaatcaaaattcaatatCCTCcatcaaaaattatataatttagtggaaaagttattacaaaatatattttttgctttttCAGAGAGAATGATCGTCTTAAAGAACAATTAAGACAGTACATGTCCGCTGTTGAAATGGGAGTTGCTTTGAAAAACAACGGCGAAGAGCAAGAAGCTGAACAGTATGAGAAGAAACTAGTTCAAGTATGTCTATCATTTTACACGTCTCTTAAGTGTATTCgattgttattgtaataattCGAATGGTAAGAAAGTATAAACAAAGAAACCCGACCCGAAGTGGGGTTATTCTCCACTTTCTCCAGGGCACCCTGTTTTATGCGATTTGCAATGCAAATTTTTCAgccgatatatatatagtgctCTACGGCCCTATTCATTATTCGGTAGCTAGGCTATTTATCGCTATAtaattcatacatacatatattaataaaattcatGGTCCTACTCTTATGTCTATATTTTCAATAGGTTGCTGAAATGCACGCAGAGCTGATGGAATTCAATCAACATCTACAAAAACGTTTGCAAGAATTAGAGAGCAGATCGGAACTCGAGATACTCGACCATCCTGAAACTAATGTGAAGGCTTATATCCCCACCGCGTTTCTGGTCGGGAAGAAAACTCAATCCTACCACGTCTATCAGGTGATGGCTACTACTAATCTAAGATTTTCttgtttgttattaaaataacaataataaaaatgctcTTATGCCATTAACAATAAAGTTCACATTCCAATATTTATGTGACTAAAACTTCTTTTCCAAAATAGTCATTGGATTGATTATATGGTATGTTTTTTCTTCAGACTATAATACATATTCTAAATTAATCTAATTTCGACTGACATaacaatataaatgtaaaaaaagtcTAGTATGACTGACCGTTTCTTTGCTTAGTGGCAAGAGGCACTAAATTTTCAGACCTATCAATAGTTTGCAACGTGTATGAGTTGATTGACGTGATAATGATAAATTTACAGATATTTCTCAAAATTGGTCATGAAGAATGGAATGTGTATCACCGATATGCTAAGTTCCATGAGCTCCACATGCAGCTAAAGAAATTACACCCAGACATAGCGTCATATAATTTTCCTCCAAAGAAAACTCTGCGAAAACGGGTACGTTATTGTTatacagttttgttttatttacctaatcatacactagatggcgctgttgaCGCTGTTCGGTcaattaaaaatcctgaatcgCGTTAATAAGATTTTTCTTGGTATAATGACCCCAGACTCGTACAACTTGATTTAGTTACCATATCATCGTAGATGCATCCCTGAAGCAAAAATCCTGAATCGCGCCAATTAGATTTTTTCTGGAATAATGACCCCAGACtcctacatttttaattaattacctaaaacTACGCTTGATGGCGCTGTTCTCTGTAGCAAAAATTCTAAATCGCGCTATTAAGACTTTTCGTGGCATAATGACGCTCCAGACTccattttgttacctaatttgACGGTAGATTGCGTGTCCCGTAAACTAAATATCCTGAATCGCGCTGTTGAGATTTTTCCTGGGATTATGACCTCAGACTCGTACACTTTTATCTAGTAACCTAAATCCACGGTAGGTGGCGCTGTCCCGTAAACTGAAAATCCTGAATCGCGCTATTAGATTTCCTGGGATAATGACCCGAagctaataaaatgttattttgatACCATATTTCACGTCAAATGGCGCTTTTCCATGTAGTATATATCTTTAATCGCGCTATTGTGAATGAATTAGACATTCACACTTGGTGGACGGTCGTAATAACTATCGATGAATGAACTTCTTAACCTTTGGTTTGATTGTATATCAGGACGCACATCTCGTGGAGAGCCGGCGAGTGGCGCTGCAGGCGTACCTGCGGCATATTTTGCTGGTCCAACCGGAGTTAAGGGAGTGCACCAGTCGAGCGCAGCTCATCACAATCTTGCCATTCTTTGGGTAAGCGATTGTATAAACAAATATacggagcgtgcatgaactgtaAGGGGCAGCAAAGGGGCCCGTGTTTATTAGTGCAaagtgtaaatgtcaagtttaagattccgatttaggccacaagatggcagaacctccACCGTATACGGTCCCTATAtgatagggtatttgactactagtcaaatcatttctctttttcgaactgtcaaaacgattttcctactatggaatttatatgaaacactaactAGCATGtaacgtcacaatcaaattttatacgggttttaaaatagaaagtgtgtctaaaaataactgctgtctacgttactccattaatcttctggtgctttatttcatgcatgttgtaatagtacattacgatacaagtgcgaaaaatagaaaatatgcaacgagtggcgataaattaaaacacgaccgaagggagtgttttaagtcgacacgagttgcgaattacctattcgcacatgtatcgtacaacattttacagtacatatgaccctttaaccttttgaccgccaaagacggtaaatcacgtcgtcgacattttgtgccactcacgccgccgacgtcatttgccgtccaaacttaatttatcaaagactctttaataaataactatatttctttgtttgtatttgcattattttattttgcccttctactttattgtataattttattacaattcaactatgaatagaaggttaaaaaaaacaacattatgttataatacgacttacccagtaaatagcatagctagccacgccaaaaacggcacttgacgtcgcctagtgatgtgaccgagtcatggaggaataatattattatatgaaagtaacaatctcctaatagaaatcgtttcgcgcagttccgacaaacacgctagcgccatcaataatagatatggcttaatcccatacattttgtaatagttgtttttgctaaaataactctgctatttgtgctgttacggtacttgttttcgtgcttaatttaaacaacttggtttgaaagacggtactgaccttttgtgataatgtaaccccttatgcatttattttattgtaacgatactgcagtttgctaattagtaggtaataataatcgacaacgggtttgcacatctctgagtaacgcgcgcttatcagtgttccgtgcgcccatgacggcacttcacgtccgatgcctgacgtcaccaccaagtagtgatgtggcattattgagagatttgagtggaagttacaagtacattttgatatttaaatacgttatttaaaggtttttagtagagctaaaagccagaattatctaatattatattgtaaaacacctgtgtagtggttcttctaatctaagtatgtcaaaaacgaaatcagtgaaaatatcgatatcctgttttgtaatcactattgttctctaaggttttattttgcttcattgcggtgtcacgtcgagttacgtcaatgcttggcgttcaaaaggttaaattttcgacatagttgcgtaatgagcttattatcgcactagtgcggtaaagtagcaccatatgtactgtaaaataatttattttaaatacaatcaaaataCCCTATACTTATACAGAGCAATACAGCACCATATCTTTCTAGCCTTCAGCTGTCAAATCTGCTACAACATTgcgctatttttaatttttagggttccatacctcaaaaacAAACAACACTTATAGGTTCGCGCTGGTTTGTCtgtataaattttatatgtaaccttaataaatttatctaaaacataggggccactttgggggttaaattagaaaaaaaccggccaagtgcgagtcggactcgcgcacgaagggttccgtaccattatctataaaaacggcaaaaaaatcacgtttgttgtatgggagccccccttaaatatttattttattctgtttttaatatttgctgttatagcagcaacagaaatacattatctgtgaaaaatgtctagctatcacggtttatgagatacagcctggtacaGGCGGACAgtcagacagcgaagtcttagtaatagggtctcgtttttaccctttgggtacggaaccctaaaaaagacatattttactttattgtgtGACATATGAAAACAAAGGGCTGGAATGAGAATctcaagtatatttttattattacaaggAAAATTGTTGCGAGTTAGGCATAATATACCTGCTATGGACACTGTTTTGTATGTAGTAAATCATTTGGTCTCCTTTCAGCACTTCCTCGTCCTCGAGATCGAACGGATCGAGTCACATGCTAAATCGTCAACATTCCAACGAGTCAACTTCCACTTACGACGCTCTCTGATTGCCAAGTAAATAGCTAACATGCGAACTTTAGACATGgttgcaaaaaaaaacggaaataaCATGTGTAAAGGCATTTATCATGTATCTAAGTCAGACATGTATTTTTACACAGTTTATTTACGCACATAGTTAATTTAGGCTTGTCTAAAGCTCGCTTTAGAAAACACCTATCAGAATTAGCTAGCGTAAACTGATGGCCGTTTGAAAAAATACTTTTGAgatgtttttgttaaaatataaatgagaAGTATATTAGAACCATGAATAAATACAATAACTACAATAAGGGCCAACATTGTTAGAAAGACAGCAAAAGGCATTTTTAAAGAGCTAACAAAAAAGGTCGCAGACGGGACGGGACCTTACAAAGTAAAaagcaatagtacattattgtcgaggctcggaagtagctacttgctggctgaggattcgttttaaacggacgaccttgggagtccgtttaattgaatccgaagccagctagtagccttccagccgagtcatatatagtgcttttctcaaaaatggcgcaataaatacaaatataatagaaatattttacagaagcaacgttcttatgtatatattttcacagaaataaaagtataaagatttgctttgccgcctttttatttttttaattaaaaatagaagtgtatttttctgctgaaaatacgccaacccatttgagacacctaaatagttgcggtaccaacattataataataagtactgatcatctgtttggctgtttattggacctatgccttcatttgatatggccacttcaacttttaaaaagtttggaactctacaaataatggaatttgtatgcaacattgcagtcccgaaatcgagactgcaatgtttttaactttttaatttttgactgaccataaactacgcacttcgcgacctactttttaaccggcaacgtcgactttgccgtccatttttgagaaaagtataattatttaacaatGAACTCATAACTACGTGGAATAGTAAACTATATTGAGTATTTGTGATAAAAAATTGTAACTAGAATTCATAAAAAGtttggaaaaaatataaaatgtcatACACGAGTCATTTCATTACATTAAATACGCGCTTGCAAAAGTTCGTTTGCTCTAGCTAATTCGAAATATATAAAGATTTATCTTTTTTGATTTTACCC
This genomic stretch from Cydia strobilella chromosome 6, ilCydStro3.1, whole genome shotgun sequence harbors:
- the LOC134742461 gene encoding sorting nexin-29-like, whose amino-acid sequence is MNSKILSTIANAMDTKEELKKRIETSKLLLQELQACIQNCQTRFGGKAELATEDDIRIVQLCEKWEKVLSHGIRTNLSNSALQSLVTAGLNFTFNIVNIGNSLWSYTCLHLTKHEKERFKILSNINTPLGYFRAFIRAALNERSLERYLQSWVAHGLLMEYYEEGALVRNNELAYQLPNMASGLSTILFALSIDRAELNETQQANQSNKAELVISLPAPVKPSNLKRKPLRQVISFDKNDSKNKTKDDRKLIRSPSMKDDSFWNSAPATCLNSPDPKTLPQASTSEPTSSEYKNSIRHFFPDSVKGIDSPSQILSKLSECAKEIFSSSNSIDTNNVAKDDISVSSINNLKIYESDSEEIAGSIDGSTSCLELCFTEDESVPEEKSHSILEIREKECFNLQLKCIHIEQTSKEKILKLEKIILDLSKENDRLKEQLRQYMSAVEMGVALKNNGEEQEAEQYEKKLVQVAEMHAELMEFNQHLQKRLQELESRSELEILDHPETNVKAYIPTAFLVGKKTQSYHVYQIFLKIGHEEWNVYHRYAKFHELHMQLKKLHPDIASYNFPPKKTLRKRDAHLVESRRVALQAYLRHILLVQPELRECTSRAQLITILPFFGTSSSSRSNGSSHMLNRQHSNESTSTYDAL